The DNA segment GCGGGAACTGGTTGAAGTCAAGATGGAGCGGGACATCTTAAAAAAAGCCGCCGCGTACTTTGCGAAAGAGTCGCTGCCCGGTACGCGGTGATGCAAGCGATGCGACGACACTATCCGGTATCGCTGATGAGCCGGGTATTGGAGGTATCGGCAAGTGGATATTACGCGTGGCGTGAGCGGCCCCCCTCTGATCGGACGCAGGAGAATGCGCGTCTGGAGGTGGAGATCACGGCAGCGCATACGCGTACACGCCAGACCTACGGTCCTGAACGCTTACAGCGCGAGTTGGCAGAACACGGCGTCCATGCCGGCGTGTGCCGAATCAAACGCCTCCGCAAAAAGCTTGGGATACGCTGTAAACAAACGAAGAAATTCACAGTGACGACCGATTCACGGCATACCCTCCCGGTAGCCGAGAATTTGCTGGATCAGCAATTTGAGGCAGTAACACCCAATCACGTGTGGGTGAGCGATATTACCTATATCCCGACCGATGAAGGATGGCTCTATCTTGCGGGTCACAAGGATCTTTTCACCGGTGAAATCGTGGGCTATGCGATGGGAGAGCGGATCACGAAGAACCTGGTTAGCCAGTCTTTGTGCCGAGCCGTCACCTCAAAGCGACCGCAAAGGGGGTTGATTCACCACTCGGACCGGGGAAGCCAGTATTGTGCTTATGAGTACCAGGCGTTGCTCGGACAGTTTGAAATGCAAGCGTCGATGAGCAGAAAAGGCAACTGTTACGATAACGCACCGATGGAGAGTTTCTGGGGAA comes from the Candidatus Methylomirabilis tolerans genome and includes:
- a CDS encoding IS3 family transposase (programmed frameshift): MKGIPQGRYTKEFREEAVKLVTEGNMTIPAAARRLSLPPSTLGNWLRASKSGKLSEIGKSQRPLTEIEMELARTKRELVEVKMERDILKKAAAYFGERVAARYAVMQAMRRHYPVSLMSRVLEVSASGYYAWRERPPSDRTQENARLEVEITAAHTRTRQTYGPERLQRELAEHGVHAGVCRIKRLRKKLGIRCKQTKKFTVTTDSRHTLPVAENLLDQQFEAVTPNHVWVSDITYIPTDEGWLYLAGHKDLFTGEIVGYAMGERITKNLVSQSLCRAVTSKRPQRGLIHHSDRGSQYCAYEYQALLGQFEMQASMSRKGNCYDNAPMESFWGTLKQELIHHRRYRTRQEASQDITEYIEVFYNRQRRQARLGFLSPAVYAQQYYAEQLVA